The sequence below is a genomic window from Salminus brasiliensis chromosome 6, fSalBra1.hap2, whole genome shotgun sequence.
CCACTTTCGAACTTGTTAGATACCTGTGATATTCTTACGCTCCGAGGCAGAAAGTTGAGACCTTGCCTCTGTGGCCCCGGGCTTTGGTGAGGTTTCTAAACTCGGAGGCTAAACCTCTCTGCGTTAACCCTTTCCTCACCGAGGAGAGAGTCGTGCCAAAGGAATCCTGGCTTACTCCCAACGCGTATATGTGGACGTTTTAGGTCTACAGTTAGTTAAACCCAGTGAAATACTGAGTCCACATGCAGGTGCTAAAGACAGGCTGGATTTGTTTATTAGTGATATAGTAAGTCAGTTAGGCTGTATATAGTGTTGCATCGATAGCGGTACTGTATCGGTATCGGCGCCGATACTGACTCCTACACAcggtatcggtatcggcaacAGAGAGCAGCGATACCACGAGGCTTACTGACGcactactttattattattattttttactattataaacttttttaaatttattataagcttttttgtttgcatatgaaacatgtgaaaatgtttaaacaaccagtaaaagccagtcataaatggtcattacaataaaaacacactttaatgGAACTTTTACACTTACAGCACcttttgtttccatgtggtgtttttatttatttatttatttatttatttatttggttctgaaaccaaaagttgagtttctgcagcttgtttaaaggccacGCACTGAGGTTTAGTAGCTTTCTACTGGAGACGTGTACCTGAATATGAAATTGCTGCATTAGCACTTTGCATAAGACGGTCGTTtttctcactgctctgaaatgtgaatttcagtcgagcttagcaagattatgccTCCCTACCtgcatgtgtttctgcattgtggccatttatattttttcatagctctgaaacttttcaaatgtgcaggtACTCCACCAGTAAACGCTCTTCTATTATTTGGgataagaaataaaaatgtagaacctataaaaagtggaacactataaatatcaggatttatagccatctatccagtatttaagtcagagttggtatcaaTTTTACAAGGCTGTTtccaaccctgttattttgcctcataaTGTAACACTCTGATTTACTTctttatggtgggcttgtgtgaggaaaaaaaaaagactggctGGTTTACAACACTGTGGCCAATTCTCAGTCTACGTTCTTGTCTGTGCTTGTGTTCCTGTGGACTACCAAGAATACCAGTCTAAAGATGACGTACTTTGTATTGAGAATGCCCCTTTGacggctcacaggagccacataACCTAGCATGGCATACTGtggcatagcatagctttgtatTAAATGCTTAATTTAAGTACTTTATGATCATTCCCAAGTCTAGATGTTCCTGTCATCTCCGTATTTTCTTGGCGCAGTGGCGGATACCCGCTTAGAGCCCCATGGTTTAGCTTCCTTGCTCGTATAGAGTACCTCTTCCATGGACATCCGCACAGGAAAAGCCATATTTACAAGACCTGGTTGCCGTAGCAGCCCCTTTTCCtttaactagcagagtctggtggtgatgtgttGCTTGTCTcacaaaatgtattaaaagaTTCTCCCAAAGTGGCCATAGTGTTTTATCATTTCACCAGGGCTAGCTGGGATTTTGTTAATGGGATAGGTGTATGTACTTTTTTCAGGGAGTAAGTTTTACCATTTGGAATAGGCCTATTTTACAGCTCTTAAAATTCAACTATCACAAAGTAAATCAGTTTCATAATTAGACAGTTAGACTGTTCACATTTGGTCACATTTGTGTGACCAATGGGATACTAAGTTTTCATAGGTCAGTCCTACTGAGGACCCGCCTGGCTTTAGAACTCCGCTATTGTATTTATAAGGGCACACATAAGCTACACACAATGTAATTACTACTGTAAGCTGGAATTAATAGACTTAGGGTTGTGACAATAACAAGACATGCTGATTTGATGAGGGTTTTGTAAACAGGTTGTACACACAAACCAACCCAAGACCCCATGCTGACCTCTGTGCTGTTACtgaccaaaagcactcgaacaCATTTCATGTCTAGTTTGAGGTCTTTTGTGTAACTGCCGCTCAAGACGCTTGGTATGTACAAAATTGTTCTCCCTAAAATCTGATGTATAGTGAAAGTGTACTGCTTTTTTTCAAAGCATTAAAGACTGGCCGACTTTCTGCTCTTTGTATCTTGGTCTCAGACAGGTACCAAGAACAGCTGCAGCAAGATTCAGTGTTTCTCTGCTCTGACCAGCGCGTGGGCACTGAGCTTCTGGACAGACTTGTACTCCAGCTGAACCGGATTTACCCTCAGATactgacagacagagaagcTCAGAAAGTGAGTATTTCCTAACAACAAACAGAGCTTGCCATGATTGGAGTGGTGTCTCTGCAATAAATAGGTTAAAATAGATTTGGCCAAATGCTTCTATAATAACTGGTTAGGGTGTTCATAGGTTCTGTATTGCATCCTTTGGGCCAAAATCCTAAAAATTAATGAAGTGCTATattggggctctgagtggctcagcagtcttaTGTGCAATCACTATGGCCCGGTATCGCAAGCTCGAAttctgagccatgccgctttgccatcagtggccggagtcacaggagagcacaattgggtgGGGAGGTGGTGCTCTCTTCCCTCACCATTCTTCAGCgatgttagctggtgcagtggagctggggacccaatGCTTTCGGAGTGTTTTGGTGGCAGTTtcaaagaggcagtggctgaccTTGCATGTATCCTGACCCTCCCAGTGTCTGGAGCTTTGcaagtgctagggggagttatgaaTAGGTGAGgtaccaaactgggagaaaataAAAGCAAATTCATGATCAAATTTTAAAAGGAAGTGCTATATTGTGCAGCATAACCAGACACCTTTTGAAGACATCTGGACACCAACAGTATCTTACAGTGCTGATAAATCCTGCTCTTCTGTCCCATAGTTCCGTAACTTGAGTGTGCCTGCTGCTACACGGTTGGCTGAGCTGCTGAGCCATCTGCAGGAGAAGGGGGAGGAGGCATGTCATGAGTTTTATCGAGCTCTGCACCTCCACAGTGAAGACCTGTACCTTTGTCTGCCCACTCGTGTGTCCCGCAGAGGTGAGCAcaaatcatacacacacacacacacacacacacacacattcttgtCCACATTTATCTAAGGTCCCATAGACATATGAGAGTACATATGTAGTGCAGTCATGTGGCTTTTCTATAGCAGTTTCTGCAGTCGGCAGAGGGCAGTGTGCAATGGTATTTCAGACTATTTAACACTTTATAATAACTGAAGTAGATGACAGACTTTTTGTGCACATTTCTGAACATTTGGTCTTGTCCACAGAGGCCCCAGAAATAAGTGGAACTAACCATAAACCCTTCTACAAGGAACGCTGCATGCCTAATGACAGGGGTAAACCAACACTCACTCGTGTATTTGCTCACTAATATACCTTAAGATCCTTCAGGAAAGAACACATACGTCTGTCTTTTCTACCTTTTCTCATTTTACCAGGTCCTCTGTTCTTCCTCTGTTGTTTCAGCATAGCTTTGGGTCTGGCCTTACTTCACT
It includes:
- the LOC140556919 gene encoding caspase recruitment domain-containing protein 19-like, whose product is MSESNEWRVGGPRNPPFSTMADRYQEQLQQDSVFLCSDQRVGTELLDRLVLQLNRIYPQILTDREAQKFRNLSVPAATRLAELLSHLQEKGEEACHEFYRALHLHSEDLYLCLPTRVSRREAPEISGTNHKPFYKERCMPNDRGPLFFLCCFSIALGLALLHYHKEGKIVTGSVLSYTVFELGQHGRHILLSYSETGSKME